From Paenibacillus sp. FSL H8-0537:
GCTGTACACGGTAGGGGAACAGCAGCAAGTTGTCGACTTTGCCTATTCGCAGGGTGATGCGCCGACAGTGAACTTGGCGGGTTCCGCGTCATCCATCTCTGTTCCGCAGACGCTGCTCACGATGAGTACGTTTGATTTGAAGACTGGAGAGATGAATACCCAGGTGTATGACCGCTCGAGATTTGATATTCAGGTGGACAACAGGAATTTCAGGTATAGAGCGGATACCGGGAAGATTGAAGTGGTGAACAAGGATATTCAGGTGAGCGAGGGCAACCTGGTCATCACCTGGAAGGGGGCGCCGCTGTCGTACTCGTCAGATTCACTCACGCGCAAGATTCCGTTGAATTGGTTGGCCAGAGTGGGCGACTATATATTCCAACTGCATCCGGAGAATGGTGGCATGACCGAGGTTGTCGCCGCCCCATATAACGCGGAAATCAGCTTGAACAACCCGGTATATCCGGGATACACCTTTGACGGCTGGTACTGGACTGCCTCCGGCGGTACGAAGGCGACCATTCCGAGTCGTATGCCTGCCTCGGATTGGAATCTGTACGCGTACTGGATCCCGAACACGGATACGCCGTATACCGTTCGGCATTATTTAATAGACCCGAACACCAAGACATCGACGTCGCCTGTCGAAACGCAGACTTTGACCGGAACAACCGGCACGGAGATTCGGATCAGCTCCGACAAGTTTAAGGACCAAGGCTATGCGACAGGTACATTAAGCGGTGTCACTATCAAGGGAGACGGCTCGACGGTCGTCAGGGTTGATTACTACCCGATGAATCGAACGATGACCTTCAATTGGGCTTATGCGGGTGCGCCTGGAAGCTCGTTAACGGAAGCAGTAGGCAAGAATATCGCTGCTCGTATACCCGTGCCGACAAGACAGGGATATACGTTCGCCGGGTGGTCGCCGGACGTTCCAAGTGAGATGCCTGCTTCGGACACCACCTATACTGCAATGTGGACAGGGAGAGAGGACACGTCTTACCAGGTCGTCTACTTGCTGCAGAATATCGGAAGCGACACCTATACGGTTGCGGATACGGAATCGTATCGCGGGACAACCGATACTGTGGCGAGCCTGACGAATCCAACCAAGTCCTATGAGGGCTTTACGTTCAATGACACCGTACCGGGAACGGTGCTGGAGGCTCTGATTACGGGCAAAGGCACAACGGTGCTGAAACTGTACTATAAGCGCGATAGCTACAAGATGACGCTCAATTACAATGGCTCCGGCAAAGCAACTGAGTTTGTTAACGTACCGCTTGGGGCAACGATCCAATCGTATCTTGCCGCTCCGACTTGGCAGGGGCATGCATTCACAGGATGGTCGCCTGCTCCTTCGACAACGATGCCCGCGCACGATGTCGAGTTCACCGCTCAGTGGACGCTGAACAACAACACGGTGAGCTACGATAGCAATGGAGGGTCTGCGGTGGATGCTCAGACGGTAGGCTACGGTTTGCCGGTAAGCGAACCGACTGAACCAGCGAAGGACGGTTGGGTGTTCGGCGGCTGGTACAGTGATAGCGCGCTTACGATCTCCTACGACTTCGCGACACAGGTGACGGAAGACCTCACGTTGTATGCGAAGTGGCTGCACAGCTACACGGTGAGCTTCGACAGCAACGGCGGGTCGCAGGTACCTGACGCGACGGTCTACGAAGGAGCCAAGGCTGCGGCGCCTGGCGCACCGACGTTGGAAGGCTATATGTTCGGCGGTTGGTATCGCGATATAGATTTTGAGATTGCTTATGACTTCGAGACAGAAAGGGTGACGGAAGACCTCACCTTGTATGCGAAGTGGACGATTGCCACAAAAGACAGCTACACGGTGAGCTTCGAAAGCAACGGCGGCACGGTAGTGGATAACCTTACGGTGGAAGATGGCGCCGTGGCTACGGCGCCTAGCGCACCGACGATGAGCAACCATACATTCGAAGGTTGGTACACTGACAGCGAATTGACGGGCACGAGCCGCTTCAGCTTCTCGACGACACCGATTACGGCTAACCTTACGCTATATGCGAAGTGGACGATAAACAGCTACTCGGTGAGCTTCAACAGTAACGGCGGGTCAGCGGTGGTTAACCAGCCGGTGGAATATAACGGCAAGGCTACGGCCCCTGCCACACCGATGAAGAACGGTTACACGTTCGTCGGTTGGTACAAGGATGCCGTTCTGAACACACCCTATGACTTCGAGACACAGGTGACGTCTAACTTTACCTTGTACGCGAAGTGGACGGCCATCTACACGGTCCGCTTTAACAGCAACGGCGGATCGCTGGTGGATGACCAGCATGTGGAACAGGGCGACAAGGCTGCGGCACCTGCCGCACCGACGAAGGACGGTTATACGTTCATCGGTTGGTACAGCGACGAGGCACTGAATGAAGCTTATCTCTTCACGGAGAGACAGGTGATCGCTGACCTCACATTGTACGCGAAGTGGTCATTTAATAGCTACACGGTGAGCTTCGACGGCAACGGCGGGCCAGCCGTAACGAGCCAGGCGGTGATTCCTGGAGAACAAGCTGTGGCACCTGCCGCACCGAAGTGGGTGGGGTATCGGTTCGGTGGTTGGTACAGCGATCCCGAGTTGACGATTACCTATGACTTCTCGGCAGCGGTGACCGAAGATATTACCCTGTACGCGAAGTGGACGATGACATCGTGGCTGGAACTGGGTGATACGTCAGAATTGGCTGTGTCCAGCCAGTCCAACGTCGTTGTCGACAGTAATGGCACTCCTTATGTTGCTGTATTGAACTTTAATAAAGAGGTGTTCGTGAAGAAATATGTGGGAGCGACAGACGAGTGGCAGATCGTTGGCGGTCCAGGCACCTTCCCTGAGGCTCAGAATAGTTCAGTAGACGTAACTCTCTCCATAGACAGTCAGGACAACCTTTATTTTGCTTATGTTGCTCGTATTGATGCATCATGGAGAACCGTGGTATATCGATATAATGGGGAAGCTTGGGAAACCGTAGGCAGTACGATAACGCATTTCGGAACAAATATGTCGATTGTGTTCGACGAGGGGAACACTCCTTATATGGCTTATGTCGATGCCAGTACGACCACTCATACCATATACTTGGTGAGGTTAATAGATGGCCAATGGAAAAGAATAGATAGTATAGGGTTTGGGAGTTTTAATAATCTAGTCATCGCGTTTGGCAAAGACTCTGATGGCGAAGGAGAAGTAGAGACTCTTTATCTATTCTATACGTATTACACCATTCAGAGTGGAGTTCTAGCTGCCGCTGTGAAATACGAGGGTGCGAATCTTGCCAAGACCTCTCTCAGCACTCCCCCGGTTCCAGGCGGTTATTATGGGGCATCCTTCAAGCTTGATCCAAGCGGCGTACCTTATATCGTCAATACGAAAGATAACAAGGTGACCGTGGTGAAATATGTGGAGAATGCTTGGGTGCCTGTAGGCATTGCTGATTTCCCGATCCAAACGCATGGTGGGAAGCTCATCGCGGATATCGCCTTCGACAGACAGGGTAATCCTTACGTTGCTTATCTGGATGCTTCACTCGGCAACAGGGTGACGGTGATGAAATTCGAGAACAATTCCTGGAGCGTCGTAGAGTATGCCGGCATCTCCGCAGCTAACGTAGCTGAAATTATGTGGTTACAGATCAGCTCAGACAGGAACGACAACATCTATGTGAACTATATTATTAGACCAAATACGAACTCCTTCTTAGGTGATAAAGTGATTGTGATGAAGTATGATCCGGCCTTGCATTAACCTTTAATAATAGATCAAACAATTAGAACAGCCTGCTCCCATCGGAGCAGGCTGTTTTGCTGCGAGTTCGGTATGGCCATATCTTGGCGGATGCGATTGAGCGCAAGGTGCGCATAAAGTTTTCTTTGTCATGCACAAGTGGTCTCATGTGCTGTGATAAAATTAAGAGGTGAAAAATCGATATGGGCGAAGAATACGGACGGAAGGTGACGAGGTGCCTGAGGCACTTGTGAAGCCGATCTCAACATACGTATCGGCTCCTGTCTTCGGCGTCAGCATCATAACGAGCTTGAACATAAAGTTTTCTTTACATTTCATTTGCGTAGCAATCTACCATGATAAATTAGAAGAAATATTTGTAGTTTTTTGACGAAGAACAATGATCTGTCATGAGAAGGTAGATGCAATCGGATGCTTGGACAGAGGCGTCGTTGCATGTGACGACATTTGTATTTAGGAGGGAAATGGCGTGAATGTAAAATCCGTGCAGCTGGCTAGTAATTATTTCAAAGGAATGCAGCAAAGCAAGGACGCTCTAGCGACGAATGATCAGACGCGTTTGGCATCTATTCGAAATGTACTCATGCTGGGAAAGAAGCTGCGCACCGACGAAATGGACTACTTACAGCGAAAAGATTCCAATTTATATGATCAAGCAATCAGCCTCTCGATGGAACGCCAAGCATATAAAGACGTATTGCAGCACAGTC
This genomic window contains:
- a CDS encoding InlB B-repeat-containing protein, coding for MKSQILTWLLVISMLVTVLPVQQAAAAELPAQPVIAAELPTQPVIAAEPGFQDVRPTDWFYDAVEYVQKNGIFSGTGVGTFSPQSTMTRAMYVTALGRMAGVDVSEYSTSTFADVQPGIWYAPYVEWAAKKGIVTGTGGRNFSPDAIVSREQMATLNLRYFESYQIPYQTSNRVTTKPGDLADASSWAVDAVVKLWQAGLFLGDGNGNFNPHVQATRAEAAVLFMRNNEVVQTWQNQNPTAPTPKPTSEPGNNGGSNSGGGTNGGGSTPNASTYTLTFESNGGTEINARTVRQGEALSNLPAPVKEGYIFQGWFRDSELSLIFANGSTITADTRLYAKYIDNISNAVQNIPSYSVLNVAPDFTIPVNDATGSLTAAEVQAGMTFEDIANPDSAGITVTAADGLFKVASATGRFEEGNTYQLTLTDDKLSFQGQDATTSIYVFSVAKQEVMNIPLNPNMIYLPFAEVSDMMLNGADVDSPAIPVVTTTVGDSDTGLAAANASGGTFTYTGAVGIQVGDAVAIYEGVRPDQRTVETTGDADGAIAYVQITGINGSTYTYDHADAKQVLFRPDVLPVSAEADEDGERDNHSITVDHIAMNYSDSQYASLGLSELTTVDVGDFIAFYEGELTDVSSQLVGYGRITSIVPDAEKDIITYTDATEEDIKHVFDIYQQQAIDGEQLLSKEDIAKLEDQIEQQATASGFVIQAADYLSALALSTNEFKSQMEVKMLSADQSNVSVENLTVVASLGTKLKHIAGQTSGVSASLQVGADIVIRIHEESDLVIHMTGTFLEEISLGLGVNGETEWGEACVWFLCIPYPSDYRVTANLDAYSYTGINVTAKIATVEHDKLQEALDDWDKANNGGILGHVRDIATEIQALIDGVQDTGVDEASLRAQYQEMMENETDWVPLIKKELVDKSMRVALGIVEVNFTAEFVVKANVNLTIGADFNYTTAKRYSATLHVLRLTGSSSTVSLPGDGNYQFTFYVMGTLGLRAGIHLELKAGVGSVKLNSIGLSVEPGAYVNLWGYFYYQVKQLNGKQTSRSLGALLVEIGIYLESSIGAQLGDGLLSASIPVYENTWPLYTVGEQQQVVDFAYSQGDAPTVNLAGSASSISVPQTLLTMSTFDLKTGEMNTQVYDRSRFDIQVDNRNFRYRADTGKIEVVNKDIQVSEGNLVITWKGAPLSYSSDSLTRKIPLNWLARVGDYIFQLHPENGGMTEVVAAPYNAEISLNNPVYPGYTFDGWYWTASGGTKATIPSRMPASDWNLYAYWIPNTDTPYTVRHYLIDPNTKTSTSPVETQTLTGTTGTEIRISSDKFKDQGYATGTLSGVTIKGDGSTVVRVDYYPMNRTMTFNWAYAGAPGSSLTEAVGKNIAARIPVPTRQGYTFAGWSPDVPSEMPASDTTYTAMWTGREDTSYQVVYLLQNIGSDTYTVADTESYRGTTDTVASLTNPTKSYEGFTFNDTVPGTVLEALITGKGTTVLKLYYKRDSYKMTLNYNGSGKATEFVNVPLGATIQSYLAAPTWQGHAFTGWSPAPSTTMPAHDVEFTAQWTLNNNTVSYDSNGGSAVDAQTVGYGLPVSEPTEPAKDGWVFGGWYSDSALTISYDFATQVTEDLTLYAKWLHSYTVSFDSNGGSQVPDATVYEGAKAAAPGAPTLEGYMFGGWYRDIDFEIAYDFETERVTEDLTLYAKWTIATKDSYTVSFESNGGTVVDNLTVEDGAVATAPSAPTMSNHTFEGWYTDSELTGTSRFSFSTTPITANLTLYAKWTINSYSVSFNSNGGSAVVNQPVEYNGKATAPATPMKNGYTFVGWYKDAVLNTPYDFETQVTSNFTLYAKWTAIYTVRFNSNGGSLVDDQHVEQGDKAAAPAAPTKDGYTFIGWYSDEALNEAYLFTERQVIADLTLYAKWSFNSYTVSFDGNGGPAVTSQAVIPGEQAVAPAAPKWVGYRFGGWYSDPELTITYDFSAAVTEDITLYAKWTMTSWLELGDTSELAVSSQSNVVVDSNGTPYVAVLNFNKEVFVKKYVGATDEWQIVGGPGTFPEAQNSSVDVTLSIDSQDNLYFAYVARIDASWRTVVYRYNGEAWETVGSTITHFGTNMSIVFDEGNTPYMAYVDASTTTHTIYLVRLIDGQWKRIDSIGFGSFNNLVIAFGKDSDGEGEVETLYLFYTYYTIQSGVLAAAVKYEGANLAKTSLSTPPVPGGYYGASFKLDPSGVPYIVNTKDNKVTVVKYVENAWVPVGIADFPIQTHGGKLIADIAFDRQGNPYVAYLDASLGNRVTVMKFENNSWSVVEYAGISAANVAEIMWLQISSDRNDNIYVNYIIRPNTNSFLGDKVIVMKYDPALH